The sequence below is a genomic window from Candidatus Zixiibacteriota bacterium.
GATCTCCCGGGTAGAGGCAAAGCTTCCTGCAAGAAGAGCTGCCAAAGCCGTTGTGTCCAGGGAATGGGTGAACCCCTGACGGGTTATCAGGTGGCCGTCTTTATCCACCAGGAGAGCGCATTTAGCTTCAGCCCCTTTGATCAGCTTAATCAAAGCCCGATCGATTTTCTCGATCTCTTCCTCATGGATAATCAAGTTATCATCCAGCAATTTTTACCTCCTGTCCTTTGGATCCAAATTCGGACCTGCTATTTTTTGTATCCATCTCCACAAGAATCCGCCTTTGGCGGGCTTGGTTTTCTTTTGTCTTAACATCGGCGAAATGATAACTTTACTCTGGAACGGAAGACTGGTTTCTTCAGCTTTTACCGTTTGAGCCGGCTTCTCTGGGACTGCCTCTTTAGAGACTCTTTCAGCCTCGACAGTTTCCCTTTCGACCTCAGATTGACTTTGGATAAGCGTCTTCTTTTCTTCCTCCATCTCTTTCATTTTCTCGATTAGCGCGGCTTGCTCTTTTTTCTTCAACTCTTCTGCTTCTTTAATTTTTTCCAATTCCAATGCCTTCTTTTGTCTTTCGACTTCCGCCATTTCTCTTTCCAGCTTTTCCATGAACAGCTTCTTTCTTTCTGCTTCTTCTCTATCCTTTCTTGCCTTTTCTTCCTGCTTTCTCAGTCTTGCCTTGATTAACTCCTCCTCTTTCTCTTTCTGTAATCTTACTGCTTCTTTGGCTTGTTCTTCTTTTTCTCTTTCTCTCGTTTTTTCCAACTTTTCTTCCACCCGGTAGGTTTTCTCGGGCTGCTCTAGATCTCTTTCCACCTCTTCAAAAGAATCTTTCCCCAGCGGAGTTTTAGGTACAGCTTCTCTTGGGGGAGCATACGGCTTTTTCTCCAGCTCTTCTTTCTCGGCTGATGGCATAACCGAAGGTTTAGATTCTGCTGCCACTGAGACCAGTTCCTTTTTCCCCTCTGGCTCAGATTTACCCCTGGCTTTCTCCAGAACCAGTTTGCTGATGGCTTTCAGAGTGTCGAAGACACCTATCCCCTTGACCACCACAGCTTCAAAATAAGGGAGTCCCCTGGGGTTCAAGCACTTCTCCAGCTCTTCTAAACTGGATACCTCTTCTAAGTCCCTTTTATTATATTGAATAATCATGGGGAGCTCTTCCAGGACATAACCGTATTCTTCCAGATTCTCTATCAGATTATTCATGCTTTCGATATTCTCCTCTAACTTAGCTGCTTGCGAATCAACCACAAAGACCAGCCCGTCCACTCCTCTCAAGACCAGTTTCCTGGTGGCATTGTAATAAACCTGGCCCGGAACCGTGTAGAGCTGAAATTTTGTCGCAAACCCCTGTACCGGACCTATATCGATGGGCAGAAAATCAAAATAAAGAGTTCTGTCCGCATCGGTTGCCAAAGAGATCAGCTCTCCTTTGGTTTGAGGAGGAGCCTTCTTATGTATATAAATGAGGTTGGTGGTCTTGCCACTCAACCCCGGTCCGTAATAGACTATCTTACAGGAGATCTCTCTGAAAGCATAGTTTATCGAGACCATCTTCTGCTTTCTTCTCTTTTTTTAAAAATTCCGCTCTTTGATTTTAGAAGCAGTGTTCTTGATCTCCAACCGAACCAATCCGATGTTCACGTTCGGCTCGGTCGTCACCACCAGTATCCCAAAACCCACATCCGTCAGGAAAAGCTTCCCCTGCTCGGCTTCGATGGTTACCTGCTTCAGATGAGTACTTTTCAGCCTCTCCAGAGATTTCTGAACCGTACTGATGATCGAAGCTGCCATGGCGCCCACGGTCTCATCTTGAAATCTGGTGTCCAGATCCGCCGCGATGATAATACCATCATTCCCCACCAACATGCTTCCGGTGATACCGGTGGTTTTGTTAAGCTCCTCTAAGATCTGATACATTTCTTCCCTCCTCTGATCCCAGGAGTTTTCCATATTTTTCTTTTAAGAACTTTTTGAGCATTTCAGCTGATTTCATTATTCGAATGTTCAGCAGTTCATCCGTATTACGACTGGCTATGGTTACCAGCGTAAAATCTAAAACCCTATTTAGATTTATCCATCTCTTGGGGGTGAACAGCTGAATTCTTTCTATCTTGGATTCTCCCAATTTTTTTAGCAGATTGGAATTTATATCCTCCAGGCTCAAGGCTAAAGGAGCAACCTTCTCGCCGTCCAAACCTTCCTCGCAAGTTTGTCCCAGAATCAACCCTTCGGAGTCAACTAAAAAAGCTCCCTCCACCCCGGAATATTCCTTGAGGTAGCTCAAAGCATTTTCCAGAGTGCCTTCTTTTGGTTCAGCCTTTGGGTGGAGAGGAACGATTTCATCCCTCACCTCCGGGATAGGCTTGGACCTCTCCAATTTTTTATCCCTCTCATGTTTTATGATCTTGTCTCCAAAAGAAAACTTGAAAAGCAGGGGCAGCAGTACCAGCTGAAACAGAATCGACGGAAGATAGGTTGCGATCCCCGATTTCAAGGATGAAAGCAGATTCAAAGAGAACATAAAGGAAATGAGAACTCCGAAGATTATGCCGATTGAAACCCTGAGCAAAAAACTAAAAAAAGAATAAAGCATGACCATAGGAAAGGAGAGAAAAGGGAAAAGGAGAAAGTAAATCAAGATATACCAGAGCAGTTCCAATGGAAAAAGCAAAAGAGGTTTTAATTCGAACCCGAGACTCTTGGGAAAAAAGAGCAGCGGGAAAACCGCCAGGAAGGCAGAAAGTATAAAAAACTGCCGGTATTCTTTAAAATTGTCTTCTCTTTCCATGGTTTTTTGCCTTTTTGAATTTTACTCTTCAGCCAACCTCTCTAATATCTGATCAACCTGTATCTTCAAAAACCCGAGATTGGCTTCGCTTCGGCAGACCATCAGCAAGATGTATTTTTTTAACCTGACTGCCCAGAAGTCCATCTCCTCAGTTTCCAGCAGGAACTGGTGCAGCTCGCCGAAGTTGATCGAGGGAAGGTTTTCTCTTATCTCCCTGAAAATCTGGGTGCCTGTAGCTCCAAGGCTTTCCTGGTCAAAATCGATCTTTAATCTGCTTTCTCTGACCAGACCATCATCTCCTATCACTAATGCCGCCATAAGACTTGGCAGAGAGGTTAAGCTGAAAAGAGCCTCTGAAAAAGGTAGGTTCTTATCAATTATTTTTACCGGCTTCTCTTCCTGACGGAAAGTCTCCTCTGGAGGCATCAAAACTGCTTCCCTTTTCTTCTCCTTCTTCTCCTCCTTGAGACCTTTCTGAACTTCCTCCAGCAGGGTTTTGAGGGTTGAATTCTTTTTGTCGGTTGAAAGAAGTTTTTCGACTATATTTTTTGCTTCTTTGAATTCTCCTCTTTTTGTCATTATCCGCGCTAAGAGCTGCTCGGTCAAACGAGTTCTGCCATCTGATTTTATGGCTAAAAGGAGCTCTTTTTCTGCCTCTGAATACATCTCCCGGTCAAAATTTATCTTGGCCATAATCTGATGTCCGGCCCCATAATCCGGATGGTTTCTCAGCCCATTACGGCAAAATTCAAACGCCCTATCCAGCTCTCCTTTTTTCCTGTAAGCCTCTGCCAGAGCTGCAAATATCTGAGAATCTGGATGCTCAGAAAGGATTTTTTGACACTTGTCAATCCTTTCTTCTAATTCCAATAGATTAGCCATAATCTTTTCTCTCTAAAAAAGATATACCATGGAAATTATCGACATTTTAAGGGAATAACTTAACTTTAAAGAATAGAGCCTTAGGAGGAATGCCCTTTTCAACTGAGTTTTTTCTTTAAAAGAATTAATCCAAAAACCAGAAGAAAAAAACCCAGAAGTTGAAAAAGGAAAACAAAAGTGGGCAGACCGCTTACTGCGCCTAAACTCTGCAGAAACTCCAGGAAAACCGAAATAAGCAAAATCGACAGAGCCAGACCCGAGAAAACCCAGACCGAAGAAAGCTCTCCCCCCTTAAGTAATGAATAGATTTTAAGAGCAAAAAAGATGCCGCTGCCCAGGATCAAGAGAATTATGAGGGTAAGCAAAGTCCCTAAAAAGGATGCCTCGCTTGTAGCTTGCTCCTCAGCCAGGCAGCTGCTCCAGGGTAAAAAAACCAGGAGCAAAATTAACCAAATGGACCGAAATTTCGATTTTAACCCAGACGACTTCATCCTCTAAACCGACTCCTCCCCTTTTAAAGCCAATTTAAGAGTTCTGAAAAGGTCATCTTCTAAACTGTATTTCTTTACCACTTCCCTTTCCTTTAGAAGAAAAGGAGCTGTGCTTTTCTTTATCTCAGTGGTGATAAGCCTGGTGATATCCTCCCCCAGGTAGTTATGGGCCAAGGTCAGATATCCTGAAAGCAGG
It includes:
- a CDS encoding roadblock/LC7 domain-containing protein; amino-acid sequence: MYQILEELNKTTGITGSMLVGNDGIIIAADLDTRFQDETVGAMAASIISTVQKSLERLKSTHLKQVTIEAEQGKLFLTDVGFGILVVTTEPNVNIGLVRLEIKNTASKIKERNF
- a CDS encoding roadblock/LC7 domain-containing protein, with protein sequence MEREDNFKEYRQFFILSAFLAVFPLLFFPKSLGFELKPLLLFPLELLWYILIYFLLFPFLSFPMVMLYSFFSFLLRVSIGIIFGVLISFMFSLNLLSSLKSGIATYLPSILFQLVLLPLLFKFSFGDKIIKHERDKKLERSKPIPEVRDEIVPLHPKAEPKEGTLENALSYLKEYSGVEGAFLVDSEGLILGQTCEEGLDGEKVAPLALSLEDINSNLLKKLGESKIERIQLFTPKRWINLNRVLDFTLVTIASRNTDELLNIRIMKSAEMLKKFLKEKYGKLLGSEEGRNVSDLRGA